A window from Chitinophaga filiformis encodes these proteins:
- the rsfS gene encoding ribosome silencing factor has product MSRESEIFSTIIKAIQEKKGENIVSLDLRQIPEAVADFFVICEANSNTQVRAIADFVEDQVSQHIGEQPYKHEGFTAQQWILVDYVNVVVHVFQPETRQFYGLEDMWSDAERMEHNDTN; this is encoded by the coding sequence TTGAGTAGAGAAAGCGAGATTTTTTCCACCATCATCAAGGCCATCCAGGAGAAAAAGGGAGAGAATATTGTTTCCCTGGATCTGCGCCAGATTCCTGAAGCTGTGGCTGATTTCTTTGTTATATGTGAGGCTAACTCCAATACACAGGTGAGGGCTATAGCCGACTTCGTGGAAGACCAAGTGTCGCAGCATATCGGCGAGCAACCTTACAAGCACGAGGGATTTACCGCACAACAATGGATACTGGTAGATTATGTGAATGTAGTGGTGCATGTATTCCAACCTGAAACCAGACAGTTCTATGGTCTGGAGGACATGTGGAGTGATGCAGAACGAATGGAGCATAATGATACAAACTAA
- a CDS encoding AraC family transcriptional regulator: MPSVNSKNNSSVHRKKLKISDDMSQVSVGQENPPKVPTKSAFSIHSRSTNPCREYISASRRDYYKISLITKGGGILTLGDRTYVIKAPAMVFINPLEPKTWQPEGEQDGYYCMFTEHLFETERRYRDELLHYPLFQTGANCVLNLTEQQGEDLLDLFKRLCKENKEGDAYRLEAITIYLQLLLLESKRIGVGEFVPQRTLTTAQLLAERFIDTLEKQFPITSEQEQVHLKTASDFALKLNVHPNHLNATIKRVTGRTTSEHIRQRILLEARLLLLHTEWPIAIIAHCLGFEEPASFSHFFKSQTGHTPHTFRTL, encoded by the coding sequence ATGCCCTCCGTAAACAGCAAGAATAACAGTTCTGTTCATCGTAAGAAGCTGAAAATCAGCGATGACATGTCACAGGTAAGTGTTGGCCAGGAGAACCCGCCCAAGGTACCGACAAAGAGTGCCTTTTCCATTCATTCCCGTTCAACCAACCCTTGCCGGGAATATATCTCCGCCAGCAGAAGGGATTACTATAAAATTTCCCTTATCACCAAAGGTGGAGGTATACTGACACTGGGAGACCGTACCTATGTGATTAAGGCGCCTGCTATGGTGTTCATCAATCCACTGGAGCCAAAAACCTGGCAGCCGGAAGGCGAGCAGGATGGCTACTACTGCATGTTTACGGAACATCTTTTTGAAACAGAGCGACGCTATCGCGATGAATTGCTGCATTATCCGCTGTTCCAGACCGGCGCCAATTGTGTACTCAATTTGACAGAACAACAGGGAGAAGACCTGCTGGACCTGTTTAAACGGCTATGCAAAGAGAATAAGGAAGGAGATGCCTACCGGCTGGAGGCGATCACTATTTACCTGCAGTTACTGTTACTGGAGTCAAAAAGAATAGGGGTGGGTGAATTTGTGCCTCAGCGAACGCTCACTACAGCACAGTTATTGGCAGAACGCTTTATAGATACCCTGGAAAAGCAATTTCCCATTACTTCAGAACAGGAGCAGGTACATTTGAAAACAGCCAGCGATTTCGCGCTGAAACTCAATGTTCATCCCAATCACCTGAATGCAACAATAAAAAGGGTTACAGGACGTACCACCAGCGAGCATATCCGCCAGCGCATCCTGCTGGAAGCAAGATTACTGCTGCTGCATACCGAGTGGCCTATTGCTATCATTGCGCATTGCCTGGGATTTGAGGAACCTGCGAGTTTTTCTCACTTCTTCAAAAGCCAGACAGGACATACGCCGCATACGTTCAGAACACTGTAA
- the ftsH gene encoding ATP-dependent zinc metalloprotease FtsH: MERGNNFNKGDKSPKKGPKFNIYWVYAFIGVALLAMNFFNFGAQPKELSFQEFLVNYLKPGDVDKLVVVNKKSVEVYIKKERLNEDKFDKVSKGRFGAANQGPHFRFSIGSEESFKADMDKAQANTPLEDQVKVIYEDRQGWFEPFIQLLLPLVLLIGLWILLMRKMGGPAGGSGGPGGIFNIGKSKATLFDKGTRVNITFSDVAGLDEAKVEVMEIVDFLKNPKKYTALGGKIPKGALLVGPPGTGKTLLAKAMAGEAQVPFFSMSGSDFVELFVGVGASRVRDLFKQAREKAPCIIFIDEIDAIGRARGKNVMMSNDERENTLNQLLVEMDGFGTDSGIIILAATNRPDVLDSALLRPGRFDRQISIDKPDLSGRESIFDVHLKPIKTSPNLDIKKLASMTPGFAGADIANVCNEAALIAARKGKTEVEMEDFNDAVDRVIGGLEKKNKIISPEEKEVIAYHEAGHAICGWYLEHANPLVKVTIVPRGVAALGYAQYLPKEQYLYNTEQLLDDICMTLGGRAVEDIVFGKVSTGAQNDLQVITRMAYAMVTVYGMNDKVGNVSFYDPNSDQAFTKPYSEETAKMIDEEVRLLIEKAYIRTKNLLTEKLENVKALAQELLKKEVLYQADLERLIGKRPWDVHREHIANKEGMTTDGVHPTDIINPSPTPATPANA; encoded by the coding sequence ATGGAAAGAGGCAACAACTTCAACAAGGGAGACAAATCGCCAAAGAAAGGACCAAAGTTCAATATATACTGGGTTTATGCCTTTATCGGGGTAGCCTTGCTGGCAATGAACTTTTTTAACTTCGGTGCCCAGCCTAAAGAGCTAAGTTTCCAGGAATTCCTGGTGAACTATCTGAAACCAGGTGATGTAGACAAGCTGGTAGTGGTGAATAAAAAATCGGTAGAGGTTTACATCAAGAAGGAAAGACTGAACGAGGATAAATTCGATAAAGTATCCAAAGGCCGTTTCGGCGCCGCTAATCAGGGACCTCATTTCCGTTTCAGCATAGGTAGCGAGGAAAGCTTCAAGGCTGATATGGACAAGGCCCAGGCAAATACACCACTGGAAGACCAGGTGAAAGTGATCTATGAGGACAGACAAGGCTGGTTCGAACCATTTATCCAGTTACTGTTACCATTAGTGTTACTGATTGGACTGTGGATATTGCTGATGCGTAAAATGGGCGGTCCTGCCGGTGGCAGTGGCGGTCCGGGAGGCATCTTCAACATTGGTAAATCCAAAGCAACCCTTTTCGACAAAGGAACCCGCGTAAATATCACTTTCAGTGATGTGGCTGGTCTGGATGAGGCGAAAGTAGAAGTGATGGAAATCGTTGATTTCCTCAAAAATCCAAAGAAATACACTGCGCTGGGTGGTAAGATCCCTAAGGGCGCCCTGCTGGTAGGCCCTCCGGGTACCGGTAAGACCTTGCTGGCAAAAGCAATGGCAGGTGAAGCCCAGGTTCCATTCTTCTCCATGTCCGGTTCTGATTTCGTTGAATTGTTTGTGGGTGTAGGTGCAAGCCGTGTGCGTGACCTGTTCAAGCAGGCCCGTGAAAAAGCGCCTTGTATCATCTTTATCGACGAAATAGACGCGATCGGCCGTGCAAGAGGAAAGAATGTAATGATGAGCAATGATGAACGTGAAAACACCCTGAACCAGTTACTGGTGGAAATGGATGGTTTCGGTACTGATAGCGGTATTATCATTCTGGCGGCTACCAACCGTCCGGATGTACTGGATAGCGCGTTACTGCGTCCGGGCCGTTTCGACCGTCAGATCTCCATCGACAAACCGGATCTGTCAGGTCGTGAGTCCATCTTTGACGTACACCTGAAACCGATCAAGACTTCTCCAAACCTGGATATTAAAAAACTGGCTTCCATGACACCCGGCTTCGCCGGCGCCGATATTGCCAACGTATGTAACGAAGCAGCACTGATCGCTGCCCGTAAAGGCAAAACGGAAGTAGAAATGGAAGACTTTAACGATGCGGTTGACAGGGTAATTGGTGGTCTGGAAAAGAAAAACAAGATCATTTCTCCTGAAGAGAAAGAAGTGATCGCTTACCATGAAGCTGGTCACGCTATCTGTGGCTGGTACCTGGAGCATGCTAATCCGCTGGTGAAAGTTACAATCGTTCCCCGTGGTGTAGCCGCGTTAGGTTATGCACAATATCTGCCGAAAGAACAATACCTCTATAATACCGAACAGCTATTGGATGATATCTGTATGACCCTTGGCGGCCGTGCAGTGGAAGACATCGTTTTTGGTAAGGTATCTACCGGTGCGCAGAATGACCTGCAGGTGATCACCCGTATGGCTTATGCAATGGTAACGGTGTATGGTATGAACGATAAAGTAGGTAACGTGTCCTTCTACGATCCAAACAGCGATCAGGCATTTACCAAACCTTATTCCGAAGAAACAGCTAAAATGATCGATGAGGAAGTTCGCCTGTTGATCGAAAAAGCATATATCCGTACCAAAAACCTGCTGACCGAGAAACTGGAAAATGTGAAAGCGCTGGCGCAGGAACTGCTGAAAAAAGAAGTATTATACCAGGCAGACCTGGAAAGACTGATCGGTAAACGTCCATGGGATGTACACCGTGAGCATATCGCAAACAAGGAAGGTATGACCACAGATGGCGTACATCCGACAGATATCATCAATCCGTCTCCTACTCCTGCCACTCCTGCTAATGCGTAA
- a CDS encoding biotin--[acetyl-CoA-carboxylase] ligase has product MLRQNKSEKNFPVIGQPLYILDTVDSTNNYAMEQVNTGQVTPGTAWFALEQTAGKGQRGKQWFSPPGENIILTIALQPGMLPLSRQFMLSAAVALGVYDWFSKYAGDETAIKWSNDIYWRDRKAGGILIENVLRGNTWQYAITGMGINLNQTAFPSHLPNPVSLKQITGKTWDAIELTRDLCACLEERLKLLHPAHYDSLLEAYKSKLFRFGQSGTYRMNGEYFEGIIRDVLPDGKLCLEKDGEVLQLGFGELEFIIVK; this is encoded by the coding sequence TTGCTGCGTCAAAACAAATCAGAAAAGAATTTTCCCGTGATCGGACAGCCATTATACATTTTAGACACAGTAGACAGCACCAATAACTATGCCATGGAGCAGGTAAATACAGGGCAGGTGACACCCGGTACAGCCTGGTTCGCTTTGGAGCAAACTGCAGGAAAAGGACAACGCGGCAAGCAGTGGTTCTCCCCTCCGGGAGAAAACATTATACTGACTATTGCCCTGCAACCCGGCATGCTGCCACTTTCCAGGCAGTTCATGCTAAGCGCGGCAGTAGCACTCGGTGTTTACGACTGGTTCAGCAAATACGCCGGTGATGAAACCGCTATCAAATGGAGCAATGATATTTACTGGCGTGACAGAAAGGCAGGAGGTATCCTGATAGAAAACGTATTACGTGGCAACACATGGCAATATGCCATTACAGGCATGGGCATCAACCTTAACCAGACCGCTTTCCCCTCACATCTGCCCAACCCGGTATCCCTGAAGCAGATCACCGGCAAAACCTGGGACGCAATTGAGCTGACACGCGATCTCTGCGCCTGCCTGGAAGAAAGGCTGAAGCTGCTTCATCCTGCTCATTACGACAGCCTGCTGGAGGCCTACAAAAGTAAACTCTTCCGCTTCGGACAATCCGGCACCTATCGTATGAATGGCGAATACTTTGAGGGCATCATCCGTGACGTGCTCCCCGATGGTAAATTATGCCTGGAGAAAGACGGGGAAGTCCTGCAGCTGGGCTTTGGCGAGCTTGAGTTCATCATTGTGAAATGA
- the nadC gene encoding carboxylating nicotinate-nucleotide diphosphorylase — MLQEPAFTDLIRSALAEDIGNGDHSTLACIPAEARGGARLKIKEDGILAGMEVAEAIFHRLDASSVFKPFKKDGDSMKAGEAAFEVEASVHTLLMGERLVLNCMQRMSGIATLTRQYVDILKGYHTRLLDTRKTTPNFRLLEKEAVRIGGGVNHRMGLYDMVMLKDNHIDFAGGITAAVTKTVAYLHRKQLPLQIEVETRNLDDVKEVLAVGQVHRIMLDNFSPAQIREALALIDGRYETEASGGINLTTLEEYAKTGVDYVSAGAVIHHAVSLDLSLKAI, encoded by the coding sequence ATGTTACAGGAACCAGCATTTACAGATCTTATTCGCAGCGCATTGGCCGAAGACATAGGAAATGGCGATCATTCCACTTTAGCATGCATTCCCGCAGAAGCAAGGGGCGGCGCCAGACTGAAGATCAAAGAAGACGGGATACTGGCGGGAATGGAAGTGGCAGAAGCTATCTTCCACCGGCTCGATGCATCGTCCGTGTTTAAGCCATTCAAAAAGGATGGTGATAGTATGAAGGCAGGAGAAGCGGCATTTGAGGTGGAGGCCTCCGTGCACACCCTGCTGATGGGAGAACGCCTTGTGCTGAACTGCATGCAGCGAATGAGTGGCATTGCTACGCTGACGCGTCAGTACGTCGATATACTGAAAGGATATCATACCCGCCTGCTCGATACACGCAAAACAACTCCTAACTTCCGCCTGCTGGAAAAAGAAGCGGTACGCATCGGTGGAGGTGTAAATCATCGTATGGGACTGTATGACATGGTGATGCTGAAAGACAATCATATTGATTTCGCTGGCGGCATTACGGCCGCTGTCACTAAAACGGTGGCTTACCTGCATCGCAAACAACTGCCTTTACAGATAGAAGTGGAGACCCGTAATCTGGACGATGTAAAAGAGGTGCTGGCTGTGGGACAGGTGCATCGTATCATGCTGGATAATTTCTCACCTGCGCAGATCAGGGAGGCATTGGCCCTGATAGATGGGCGTTATGAAACAGAAGCGTCCGGTGGTATCAATCTGACTACCCTGGAGGAATATGCCAAAACAGGTGTTGACTATGTTTCTGCAGGAGCGGTGATCCACCATGCAGTAAGTCTTGATCTAAGTTTAAAAGCAATCTAA
- a CDS encoding lactate utilization protein C yields MKISPAKENILKRVRNALSQSVQLPFPNSEGNSSVFMKEHDGLEMKFAEEFARLQGKFIFCTSRNELLDNLLALVASREWEDVHCQTPSLMKAFQLQQFPFINKGDMHTAAAAITDCELLVARTGTLVLSAAQPSGRALPVYTPVHIVIAYTHQLVFDLKDAIARLKEKYQGELPSSIHFASGPSRTADIEKTLVVGIHGPREVYVFLVDE; encoded by the coding sequence ATGAAAATATCTCCTGCCAAGGAAAATATTCTTAAAAGAGTAAGAAATGCATTAAGTCAATCGGTGCAGTTGCCCTTCCCGAATTCGGAGGGCAACAGTTCCGTTTTTATGAAAGAGCATGACGGCCTGGAGATGAAATTCGCAGAAGAGTTTGCCCGTTTACAGGGTAAGTTCATCTTCTGCACCAGCAGGAATGAGTTGTTGGATAATCTGCTGGCTTTGGTGGCTTCCCGTGAGTGGGAGGATGTACATTGCCAGACGCCGTCTCTGATGAAGGCATTCCAGTTGCAACAGTTTCCCTTTATTAACAAAGGAGATATGCATACAGCAGCTGCTGCGATCACAGATTGTGAGCTGCTGGTAGCACGCACAGGTACCCTGGTGCTGAGTGCAGCGCAGCCGTCCGGCAGGGCATTGCCGGTATATACACCGGTACATATTGTGATAGCTTATACGCACCAGCTGGTGTTCGATCTGAAAGATGCGATAGCTCGCCTGAAAGAAAAATACCAGGGAGAGCTGCCATCGTCGATACACTTTGCATCCGGTCCCAGTCGTACCGCAGACATTGAAAAAACACTGGTAGTAGGCATACATGGACCCCGCGAGGTGTATGTGTTCCTGGTAGATGAATGA
- a CDS encoding UDP-2,3-diacylglucosamine diphosphatase, with protein sequence MEHGLSTVDYSIPLPEGKRVYFASDFHLGVPNPTASREREKHIVRWLDAASKDAAHIFLVGDIFDFWFEYKEVIPKGYTRLLGKLAELRDKGIDISVFIGNHDMWMDGYFKDELDIPVHYEPKTYNIGGKRFYIGHGDGLGPGDHGYKMLKKVFRNPVCRALFSLIHPSWGIGLANYFSRKSRAATGMELEKFLGEENEWLAIYSKEILQQSHFDYFIFGHRHLPLDLQVGPDSRYINLGDWLYYCSYAVFDGKSTSLLYDK encoded by the coding sequence ATGGAGCATGGACTGTCCACCGTGGACTATTCCATTCCTCTTCCGGAGGGCAAACGTGTTTATTTCGCATCAGATTTTCATTTGGGTGTGCCCAATCCTACTGCCAGCAGAGAAAGGGAGAAGCATATTGTTAGGTGGCTGGATGCTGCCTCAAAGGATGCAGCACATATCTTCCTGGTAGGTGATATTTTCGATTTCTGGTTTGAATATAAGGAAGTGATCCCTAAAGGATATACACGCTTGCTGGGGAAACTGGCTGAACTGAGGGATAAGGGAATAGATATCTCCGTTTTCATCGGTAACCATGATATGTGGATGGATGGTTATTTTAAGGACGAACTGGATATTCCCGTGCACTATGAACCTAAAACTTACAATATAGGCGGCAAACGCTTCTACATCGGTCATGGTGATGGTCTCGGACCAGGCGATCATGGTTATAAAATGTTAAAGAAAGTATTCCGCAACCCGGTATGCCGCGCATTGTTCTCTTTGATCCACCCTTCCTGGGGTATAGGCCTCGCGAATTATTTCAGCCGTAAAAGCCGTGCTGCTACCGGTATGGAACTGGAGAAATTCCTTGGAGAAGAGAACGAATGGCTCGCCATCTACAGTAAAGAGATCCTGCAACAATCCCATTTTGACTACTTTATTTTTGGACACCGGCATCTGCCATTAGATCTGCAGGTAGGGCCCGACAGTCGTTATATCAACCTGGGAGACTGGTTATACTATTGCAGCTATGCCGTATTTGATGGTAAAAGTACTTCCCTGTTGTACGATAAATAG
- a CDS encoding translation initiation factor encodes MSKKKTNTGGIVYSTDPDFRQESNEPEETDTLPPAQQQLRVKLDTKQRAGKVVTLVDGFIGKTEDLEKLGKELKTKCGTGGSAKDGQILIQGDYKEKVVKWLQDWGYKAK; translated from the coding sequence ATGTCAAAGAAGAAAACGAACACCGGCGGTATCGTCTACTCCACTGATCCTGATTTCAGGCAGGAAAGCAATGAACCGGAAGAAACAGATACCCTGCCTCCTGCCCAACAGCAACTAAGGGTGAAACTGGACACCAAACAACGCGCAGGTAAGGTGGTGACTTTGGTAGATGGATTTATCGGTAAGACAGAAGACCTGGAAAAACTGGGAAAGGAACTGAAAACAAAGTGTGGTACGGGTGGTAGTGCAAAAGACGGTCAGATCCTGATACAGGGAGACTATAAAGAGAAAGTGGTGAAATGGCTGCAGGACTGGGGATATAAAGCGAAATAA
- a CDS encoding DUF4783 domain-containing protein: protein MKKLMYVLGVVLFGVIITALTLSAATLKPTAAGPFEDVVSAIKQGDASALSRYLDNTVEISMAGKSNSYSKAQAEIILKDFFSKNQVKSFELIHQVESAGGSRVGIANVGTTGGAYRTSFFLQKKGGSMVLNELRFENK from the coding sequence ATGAAAAAGTTAATGTATGTGCTTGGAGTTGTGTTGTTTGGCGTCATTATCACTGCACTTACACTGTCAGCCGCTACCTTAAAACCTACTGCAGCAGGCCCCTTTGAAGATGTAGTGAGTGCTATTAAACAAGGCGATGCGAGCGCACTATCCCGCTACCTCGATAACACTGTAGAAATCAGCATGGCAGGTAAATCCAACTCTTACAGCAAGGCACAGGCAGAAATTATCCTGAAAGATTTCTTTTCAAAAAATCAGGTGAAATCATTTGAACTGATTCACCAGGTAGAAAGCGCAGGCGGTTCAAGAGTAGGTATCGCAAATGTGGGCACTACCGGAGGTGCTTACCGTACCTCTTTCTTTCTCCAGAAGAAAGGTGGCTCGATGGTGCTGAATGAATTACGCTTCGAGAACAAATAA
- a CDS encoding glycosyltransferase family 39 protein, translating into MPRRFYLLLLLVLLFKLVFHFLIIHPAYDLHRDEFLHLDQANHLAAGYLSVPPFTAFLSLLIKWLGGGVFWVRFFPALFGALTMLIVWKLVELLNGGWYAQLLAAVVFICSSMSRVNMLYQPNSFDILSWTVVFYLLVLYIRTGASPILLWLGATFGIAFLNKYNILFLAAGLLPALLLSSQRKILLNRYLYGGLLIALLMALPNVIWQIMNGLPVIHHMKELASTQLVNVDRLGFVVEQLLFFLLGTLVWGAALVGFARYAPFKPYRFIGWTFLFVMVLFVYLKAKAYYALGLYPVLIALGSVYWERLFSRPSTLYGWLKWLCLPLIMTPTLIFFRMIFPVMEPHQLERSMTPGQREVLTKWEDGKLHSMPQDFADMLGWRELAGLTVQAYETVPVSERKNTLILCDNYGQAGAINYYAGGKVSCAVTFNADYIFWFPNTDTLHYLIIVGDEPGEYVRKYASGYVKTGQISHPLAREYGTGIYLVKGISPVFPKKLRQWQLEEQAAFRAWPQVISQ; encoded by the coding sequence ATGCCCAGACGCTTTTACCTGTTGCTATTACTGGTTCTGTTGTTCAAACTGGTATTCCATTTTCTTATCATTCACCCGGCTTATGACCTTCACAGGGATGAGTTCCTGCATCTTGATCAGGCCAATCACCTGGCGGCGGGTTACCTGTCAGTTCCTCCATTTACAGCATTCCTTTCCCTGCTTATTAAATGGCTGGGGGGCGGCGTATTCTGGGTGAGGTTCTTTCCCGCGCTGTTTGGTGCCCTGACGATGCTGATCGTCTGGAAACTGGTGGAATTACTGAATGGCGGATGGTATGCCCAGCTGCTTGCGGCAGTGGTATTTATCTGCTCTTCCATGTCGAGGGTCAATATGTTGTATCAGCCTAACAGCTTCGATATATTGAGCTGGACAGTGGTCTTTTACCTGTTAGTGCTTTATATAAGGACTGGTGCATCGCCCATATTATTGTGGCTGGGCGCTACCTTTGGAATTGCATTCCTGAATAAATACAATATCCTGTTCCTGGCAGCGGGTTTATTACCAGCCTTACTGCTTTCATCCCAACGAAAGATCCTGCTGAACAGATATCTGTATGGCGGCTTGCTGATAGCCTTGCTAATGGCATTGCCCAATGTGATCTGGCAGATCATGAATGGCCTGCCTGTTATCCATCATATGAAAGAGCTGGCCAGCACACAGCTGGTGAATGTAGACCGGTTGGGTTTCGTAGTAGAGCAACTGTTGTTTTTCCTGTTGGGAACGCTGGTGTGGGGAGCCGCCCTGGTTGGATTTGCGAGGTATGCACCTTTTAAGCCTTACCGTTTTATTGGATGGACATTCCTGTTCGTAATGGTGTTATTTGTCTACCTGAAGGCGAAGGCTTACTATGCGCTGGGACTCTATCCTGTGTTGATTGCCCTTGGAAGTGTTTATTGGGAACGGCTTTTTTCCAGGCCCTCGACGCTGTATGGCTGGCTGAAGTGGTTATGCCTGCCATTGATCATGACGCCAACACTGATATTTTTCAGGATGATATTTCCGGTGATGGAACCTCATCAATTGGAACGGTCTATGACGCCGGGGCAACGGGAGGTACTCACAAAATGGGAGGATGGAAAGCTGCATTCCATGCCGCAGGACTTTGCAGATATGCTTGGTTGGCGGGAGCTGGCTGGATTAACTGTACAGGCTTACGAAACAGTGCCCGTAAGTGAACGGAAGAACACGCTGATCCTTTGCGACAATTATGGTCAGGCAGGAGCTATCAATTACTACGCGGGCGGAAAAGTCAGTTGTGCCGTTACTTTTAACGCTGACTATATATTCTGGTTTCCCAATACGGATACACTGCATTACCTGATCATAGTTGGAGACGAGCCGGGGGAGTATGTCCGTAAATATGCGTCCGGCTATGTTAAAACCGGACAGATCAGTCACCCGCTGGCACGGGAATATGGCACCGGGATTTACCTAGTAAAAGGAATTTCGCCTGTTTTTCCGAAAAAATTAAGGCAGTGGCAGCTGGAAGAGCAGGCTGCATTCAGAGCCTGGCCACAGGTCATTTCACAATGA
- a CDS encoding diacylglycerol/lipid kinase family protein, which translates to MRKILFIINRKAGTDREKRLEGIIRRYLTPKAFSVEITHLEYLGHGTDLAKAAVANGTDTVVAVGGDGSINEIAQGLVGSDTALAIIPLGSGNGLARALKIPLKVSRALEVIADGRRQAIDVGYANEYLFLSNAGVGFDALVADQFRHKTKRGLWGYAKLVIKSFNSYKGPSYEIDVDGKSLQERAFLLTVANGNQFGYEFKLAPTANVFDGKLDLCVVPPIKFLGLIPIGLYSLLGNIDKTRYMQHYTGETIVVKSKELQHLQVDGDAVPLKEDGKVAFRIHPAALQVIVNRT; encoded by the coding sequence TTGAGAAAGATTCTATTCATCATAAACCGGAAGGCAGGCACAGACAGAGAGAAACGCCTGGAGGGTATTATCAGGAGGTATTTAACTCCGAAAGCTTTTTCTGTGGAGATAACGCACCTGGAATACCTGGGGCATGGCACCGACCTGGCGAAAGCCGCTGTGGCCAACGGAACGGACACTGTAGTAGCTGTGGGGGGCGATGGCTCTATAAATGAAATAGCGCAGGGACTGGTGGGAAGCGATACCGCCCTGGCAATTATCCCCCTGGGAAGCGGTAATGGCCTGGCAAGAGCCCTGAAGATACCGTTGAAAGTATCCCGTGCACTGGAAGTGATTGCCGATGGCAGGCGCCAGGCAATTGACGTAGGATATGCCAATGAATACCTGTTCCTGAGTAATGCCGGTGTGGGGTTTGACGCGCTCGTTGCCGATCAGTTCCGTCATAAGACCAAACGTGGTCTGTGGGGATATGCAAAGCTGGTCATTAAGAGCTTTAATAGTTACAAAGGACCTTCGTATGAAATAGACGTTGATGGCAAAAGCCTGCAGGAAAGGGCTTTCCTGCTGACGGTGGCAAATGGCAACCAGTTTGGCTACGAATTCAAGCTGGCTCCTACGGCAAACGTATTTGATGGTAAGCTGGACCTTTGTGTGGTACCTCCAATCAAATTCCTTGGACTTATCCCGATCGGACTATACTCATTGCTGGGCAATATTGATAAGACCCGTTATATGCAACATTATACAGGGGAAACAATTGTTGTAAAAAGCAAAGAACTGCAACATCTGCAGGTGGATGGAGACGCAGTGCCACTCAAGGAAGATGGCAAAGTCGCCTTCCGGATCCATCCTGCCGCTTTGCAGGTAATCGTTAACCGAACCTAA